The sequence below is a genomic window from Methanobrevibacter sp..
ATTTTTGGAGCAATTCCTTTTTCGATGTTGTGAATAGCTCTGTGATATTCAGAACCAGCCAATTCATCATAGGTTTTACCTATTAAGATGATTTTATCGCCTTCGTTTTTGAAGTCTAAGGTTCTGATGTTTTCAATGTCTTCCACACCAATTACACCCACAGCAGGAGTTGGATTGATTTTAATTCCTTCAGTTTCATTATAGAAACTTACATTTCCACTGATAACTGGTGCATCGAATTTTTCAGCTACTGCACTCATTCCTTCAATAGCTGTTTTGAATTGCCATAAGATTTCTGGAGTTTCAGGATTTCCAAAGTTAAGACAGTCTACAACAGCATACGGAGTCGCACCCATTGAAATTACGTTTCTGATAGCTTCAGCAACACATCCTGCTGCTCCATCAAATGGAGACAATTTAGTGTGAATTGTGTTTGAATCAGTAGTAAGTGCAATTGCAGTGTTTTCATCAATTCTTAATACTGCAGCATCGTCACCAGGTTTTACAACAGTTCTGACTTGAACTTCATGGTCATATTGTTTGTAAACCCACTCTTTTGAAGCAATGTTAGGGCTGGACAATAATGCTGGAACTGATTTAAAGATTGGAGGATCTTTAACATCAATTTCTTCTGTATCTGCAGGAATTTCTGCAATCGGTCTGTCAATTGAAGGTGGGTCTGCTAAAAGGATAGTTGGTAAGTTAGCAATTTCATCTCCATCATCGGAAATGACCATGTTGTTTCCTTCAATTACTTCCCCAATGACAGATGAGGAAATTTCGTGTTTGTCACAGATTTGGCATGCAAGTTCCACATCATCAGGATTGATAACAAATACCATTCTTTCTTGTGATTCGGAAAGCATGATTTCATATGGAGTCATTCCAGTTTCTCTGAGTGGGATTGCACGTAAATCTACTAATGCACCGTTGCTTGAGGAGTCAACAAGTTCAGAGATACAACAGGTAAGACCTCCACCACCTAAATCTTTTACACCACTAACATTGATTTTTTCCAAGATTTCTAATGATGCTTCCAATACCCTTTTTTTGGTAAATGGATCAGCCACTTGTACTGCAGGTCTGTCTTCGGTTTCTGAGTCGGAAGTTAATTCTTCTGATGCAAAGGTTACTCCGTGAATACCGTCACGACCAGTAGTTCCACCCATTAAAAGGAATACATCACCAATGTTAGGTGCTTGTGCACGAACAATTTTATCTTTTTCAACGAGTCCAACACACATTACATTTACAAGTGGGTTTGTTCTGAAAGATTCATCAAATTCGATTTCACCTGCAACGGTTGGGATACCGACACGGTTTCCATAGTCGGAGATTCCTTTAACAACGTGTTCAAACAAGTATCTGGACTTTTCATCTTCCAATGGTCCAAATCTAAGTGAATCTAAAAGTGCAATAGGCATTGCGCCCATAGATATGATATCTCTTAAAATTCCACCAATTCCAGTACCTGCTCCTCCGTAAGGTTCAATAGCTGATGGGTGGTTGTGAGATTCCATCCCTACAGCTAATGCATATTTATCAGTGATAGATACAAGTCCTGCATCGTCTCCCGGTCCTAAGATAATGTTTTTTCCTTCATTTGGGAAAGCTCTTAAGAATGGTCTACTACTTTTGTAAGAACAATGTTCTGAGAACATTACATCAAGCATACCTTCTTCTAACTCATTCATTTCCCTGCCAAGGATTCCTTCAATATATTCAATTTCAGAATCAGCTAAAGTCATGTTAACACCTTAATTTTTAATTGAAATAATTACTTTTTCTCCTTCGATATCCCATTCTTTGGTATAATCTTTAGAATCTTTACTACATTCTTCACTAGTGCATATGATTAAACTTTTAGCTCTAACTTCGTGAGAAATAACTTCTGATTGTGGTACGATTAATTCTTTAAACTCTTCTGAAGTTTCAACATCAACGTTGATGTTTGCTTCAACATCCAAATCTAAATCTTTTCTCATATCTTGAATTCTTCTGATTAATTCACGAGCCATAGCTTCCTGTTTAATTTCTAAAGTGACATTGGTATTTACAAATACATTTCCACCTTCAAATTCTGATGAAACAAAATCGTCCGGAAGTTCTGAGTCAAACAATACATCA
It includes:
- the purL gene encoding phosphoribosylformylglycinamidine synthase subunit PurL, which translates into the protein MTLADSEIEYIEGILGREMNELEEGMLDVMFSEHCSYKSSRPFLRAFPNEGKNIILGPGDDAGLVSITDKYALAVGMESHNHPSAIEPYGGAGTGIGGILRDIISMGAMPIALLDSLRFGPLEDEKSRYLFEHVVKGISDYGNRVGIPTVAGEIEFDESFRTNPLVNVMCVGLVEKDKIVRAQAPNIGDVFLLMGGTTGRDGIHGVTFASEELTSDSETEDRPAVQVADPFTKKRVLEASLEILEKINVSGVKDLGGGGLTCCISELVDSSSNGALVDLRAIPLRETGMTPYEIMLSESQERMVFVINPDDVELACQICDKHEISSSVIGEVIEGNNMVISDDGDEIANLPTILLADPPSIDRPIAEIPADTEEIDVKDPPIFKSVPALLSSPNIASKEWVYKQYDHEVQVRTVVKPGDDAAVLRIDENTAIALTTDSNTIHTKLSPFDGAAGCVAEAIRNVISMGATPYAVVDCLNFGNPETPEILWQFKTAIEGMSAVAEKFDAPVISGNVSFYNETEGIKINPTPAVGVIGVEDIENIRTLDFKNEGDKIILIGKTYDELAGSEYHRAIHNIEKGIAPKIRIDEEFANGKTVLDLISNDKDKNITAVHDVSAGGLVVALSEMVIKSGLGAKVELKDDELDKIQLMFSESHARYILTVKADAVDDILSQIDVEAKVIGEVEGTSLFINSHEFKFEDLDDAYHGVIEQFMA